A genome region from Hevea brasiliensis isolate MT/VB/25A 57/8 chromosome 7, ASM3005281v1, whole genome shotgun sequence includes the following:
- the LOC110634782 gene encoding L-type lectin-domain containing receptor kinase IX.1-like, whose protein sequence is MRLLFFFLPLLPLAISVHFNIPRFGPEVNIVLYHGDAAPSSGGVVELISKYDYTCRVGWAVYAERIMLWDSTTGKLSDFTSHFSFNIDTRGASKYGHGLAFFLGPVGFEIPPNSASGFLGLFNTSTMDSSQNQIIMVEFDSFPNEEWDPKPLVEHVGINNNSLASAVHTAWNASFHSGDTADVWVTYNAKTKNLSVFWTYKKTSNPQENTSLFYIIDLKEVLPEWVTIGFSAATGQYGERLQLQSWEFNSSLNFQGKNGNSSKRTRIIVGVGVSVCVLAGGTIVGILISFRRRKKQMMARKKGEERNLTSVNEDLERRAGPRRFSYEDLVSATNNFSEERMLGKGGFGAVYKGYLIDMDLAIAVKKISRGSRQGKKEYITEVKTIGQLRHRNLVQLLGWCHDKGEFLLVYEFMPNGSLDAHLFGKRAPLKWPVRYKISLGLASALLYLHEEWEQCVVHRDVKSSNVMLDSNFNAKLGDFGLARLTDHEIGPQTTGLAGTLGYLAPEYISTRRASKESDVYSFGVVALEIASGRRAIDHIEQENEMNLVEWIWELYGHGKLHLAADKKLHMDYEEKQVECLIIVGLWCAHPDHNLRPSMRQAIQVLNFEAPLPNLPAKMPVPMFRAPSPSVSSGEPFLTNSSLGLGR, encoded by the coding sequence ATGCGTTTGCTTTTTTTCTTCCTTCCACTTCTTCCATTAGCTATTTCTGTTCATTTCAATATACCTCGCTTTGGTCCTGAGGTAAACATCGTTCTTTATCACGGTGATGCTGCGCCTTCATCTGGTGGCGTCGTTGAATTAATCAGCAAGTACGACTATACATGCCGTGTTGGTTGGGCCGTCTATGCTGAAAGGATCATGCTATGGGACTCAACCACAGGGAAACTTTCTGATTTCACGTCCCATTTCTCTTTCAACATTGACACCCGAGGAGCTTCTAAATATGGCCATGGGCTTGCATTCTTCCTTGGTCCGGTTGGATTTGAAATCCCaccgaattctgccagtggcttTTTGGGCTTGTTTAACACCTCAACTATGGATTCGTCTCAGAACCAAATCATTATGGTGGAGTTCGATTCATTTCCAAATGAAGAATGGGATCCCAAGCCTCTGGTTGAGCATGTAGGGATCAACAACAACTCTCTTGCTTCAGCAGTGCATACTGCCTGGAACGCAAGCTTTCACAGTGGAGATACCGCTGATGTATGGGTTACTTACAatgcaaaaactaaaaatttgagcgTATTTTGGACTTATAAGAAAACCTCCAATCCTCAAGAGAATACTAGTTTGTTTTACATAATTGATCTGAAGGAGGTTTTGCCGGAATGGGTTACTATTGGGTTTTCAGCTGCTACAGGTCAATACGGAGAACGACTCCAACTTCAATCCTGGGAATTCAATTCTAGTTTGAATTTCCAGGGAAAAAATGGAAACAGTTCAAAGAGGACCAGAATAATAGTTGGTGTTGGAGTTTCAGTATGTGTTCTAGCAGGTGGGACGATCGTAGGAATTTTGATTTCTTTCAGGAGGAGGAAGAAACAGATGATGGCAAGGAAAAAGGGGGAGGAAAGGAACTTGACGTCAGTCAATGAAGACCTTGAAAGAAGAGCTGGACCTAGAAGGTTTTCTTATGAAGATCTCGTTTCAGCTACCAATAACTTCTCGGAAGAAAGGATGCTGGGGAAAGGAGGGTTTGGTGCTGTTTACAAGGGATACTTAATTGATATGGACTTGGCAATTGCTGTGAAGAAAATTTCAAGAGGATCTAGACAAGGTAAAAAGGAGTATATTACTGAGGTGAAAACCATTGGCCAATTGAGACACCGGAATCTGGTTCAACTCTTGGGTTGGTGCCATGATAAAGGTGAGTTTCTACTTGTTTATGAATTCATGCCAAATGGTAGTCTAGATGCTCATCTCTTTGGCAAGAGGGCTCCTCTTAAATGGCCTGTGAGATACAAGATATCTCTTGGCTTGGCCTCAGCATTGCTCTATCTTCATGAAGAGTGGGAGCAGTGTGTGGTACACCGAGATGTCAAATCCAGCAATGTAATGCTAGACTCTAATTTTAATGCCAAGCTGGGTGACTTTGGGTTAGCTCGGCTCACAGACCATGAAATTGGTCCCCAAACAACAGGATTAGCAGGAACTCTAGGTTACTTAGCTCCAGAATATATAAGCACAAGAAGAGCTAGCAAGGAATCTGATGTGTACAGCTTTGGAGTGGTTGCGTTAGAGATTGCCAGTGGAAGAAGGGCAATTGATCATATTGAACAAGAGAACGAAATGAATTTGGTAGAGTGGATTTGGGAACTTTATGGACATGGGAAGCTTCATTTGGCTGCTGACAAGAAACTTCACATGGATTATGAAGAGAAACAGGTGGAGTGTTTGATAATTGTTGGATTATGGTGTGCTCACCCTGATCACAATTTAAGGCCATCAATGAGACAAGCAAttcaagttttaaatttcgaGGCTCCACTCCCAAATCTACCTGCTAAAATGCCTGTGCCCATGTTTCGTGCACCGTCCCCATCTGTGAGCTCAGGTGAACCCTTCCTAACTAATTCCAGCCTAGGATTGGGTCGTTGA